A window of the Mesotoga prima MesG1.Ag.4.2 genome harbors these coding sequences:
- a CDS encoding threonine synthase: MRETKMICTMCGKEYLGEHFRCSCGEPLEIVIEKKTAVNISWRKSGILESFSDLLPELKDFNSLSMGEGLTPLTKIEHAMTDGLELFIKNETINPTWSFKDRGSYLAVLDAINKGYKHIGTVSTGNMAASVAAYSMRAGLKTTILISDSIPEEKISPIAIYGPRILKVKGDYDRLYFKSLELGKKKNIYFANSDIPMRVEGSKTIAFEIFLQLEGRVPDFVIVPTSSGGNVRGIEKGFRELKACGLSNSIPRMIVAQALGCCPIHQAFSSNDNQIEKFAHAHTIAHAIENPFPPSGNAVLRMLKENQGITVAVNEDEILTAQRQLAKRGLFGQPASAVAFASISKLRKEIGVKRAIVVAVLTGSGLKYPAILKEQPSVVEVTDIDSLQDLL; the protein is encoded by the coding sequence ATGAGAGAAACGAAAATGATTTGCACTATGTGCGGCAAAGAATATTTAGGAGAACATTTTCGCTGTTCGTGTGGGGAACCGCTTGAGATAGTAATAGAAAAGAAAACGGCTGTAAACATCTCCTGGAGAAAATCAGGGATTCTCGAAAGCTTTTCGGATCTCTTACCTGAACTGAAGGATTTTAACTCTCTTTCAATGGGTGAGGGGCTCACCCCCCTGACGAAGATAGAACATGCTATGACAGATGGTTTAGAACTGTTCATAAAGAACGAGACAATAAATCCGACATGGTCTTTCAAGGACCGCGGAAGTTATTTGGCCGTTCTCGACGCCATTAACAAGGGCTACAAGCATATCGGCACAGTCTCCACGGGTAACATGGCCGCCTCAGTTGCCGCCTACAGTATGAGAGCGGGACTGAAGACCACAATTCTTATCTCTGATTCAATCCCTGAGGAGAAAATCTCGCCAATCGCCATCTATGGTCCTAGAATACTGAAGGTCAAAGGAGATTATGACCGTCTTTATTTCAAATCACTGGAACTAGGAAAAAAGAAGAACATCTACTTTGCAAATTCCGACATTCCAATGAGAGTGGAAGGATCGAAGACTATCGCCTTCGAGATATTCCTTCAGCTGGAAGGTAGAGTTCCCGATTTTGTGATCGTTCCTACAAGCTCTGGTGGAAATGTTAGAGGAATAGAAAAGGGATTTCGCGAACTCAAGGCATGTGGGCTCTCTAATAGCATCCCTCGAATGATCGTGGCACAGGCTTTGGGATGCTGCCCTATACACCAAGCCTTTTCTTCCAACGACAATCAGATAGAGAAATTCGCCCACGCACATACAATTGCACACGCAATCGAAAATCCCTTCCCCCCAAGCGGAAATGCTGTTCTGAGAATGCTAAAAGAAAATCAGGGAATCACTGTTGCCGTTAATGAAGACGAGATCCTCACAGCTCAGAGACAACTAGCCAAAAGAGGTCTCTTTGGACAACCTGCCAGCGCGGTAGCATTTGCCTCGATTTCAAAGCTGAGAAAAGAGATTGGTGTCAAGAGGGCTATTGTTGTTGCAGTTCTAACGGGCTCCGGCTTGAAATACCCTGCAATTCTTAAAGAGCAACCTTCAGTTGTGGAAGTAACCGATATCGATTCTCTTCAGGACTTGCTTTAG
- a CDS encoding GNAT family N-acetyltransferase: protein MLSNTERSHSIEFAAYRINQELLNLQLDNSNVLRAWLYFFWKDLDSFEKFGGGFALIKSKTIISWCLSVYRFRDRIEVRLETVKDFRNQGLSLAVAKTYVDEFLSSRFGSRLAL, encoded by the coding sequence ATTTTAAGTAATACTGAACGAAGCCATTCAATTGAATTTGCCGCGTACAGAATTAATCAGGAGTTACTAAATCTGCAGCTGGATAACAGTAACGTTCTTAGAGCCTGGCTATATTTTTTCTGGAAAGATCTGGATTCATTCGAGAAGTTTGGTGGAGGTTTTGCATTGATCAAGAGTAAGACAATAATTAGCTGGTGCTTGAGTGTGTACAGATTTCGAGATAGAATCGAAGTGCGCCTAGAAACCGTCAAGGATTTTAGAAATCAAGGCCTCAGCCTAGCTGTGGCGAAAACATACGTCGATGAATTCCTTTCAAGCAGGTTTGGTAGTAGACTGGCCCTGTGA
- a CDS encoding M24 family metallopeptidase: protein MNEFADQYREIASTMPSEDERIASYNEFLLDRLENIMPRLLAEEEFDAWMVIGRENNEDPIISTLLPGSFYGASRITAFLFTKNNRFVLSPHGSQMSGYYESAWKVEDGDIFDFIGELLRDLKVKTLGVDYSDNFALADGITVSLFQSLKRKLSDEVTLVSAENIAVNWLQTRSEKEIEVYRNLDRIAHVIIRNAFSRDNITPGVTKTRDVELLLKKLAYDIGLKTWFGPDVDFQRKGVEDTRCTGLIEEGDLLHCDFGFMYNGLATDTQQVFYLKKEGYDDLKLGLGEVIRRTNEVQNILARNFREGITGNELLRVSLEDAKVKGLEAAIYSHPVGYHGHGAGPVIGLWNNQDRISGAGDLKIRNMTCFAMELNCRTRLSLWNGQNVYGFLEETVAFTDNEIDYLDGRQKELFLI, encoded by the coding sequence ATGAATGAATTTGCGGATCAATATAGAGAAATAGCTTCCACAATGCCCTCCGAGGACGAAAGAATTGCCAGCTACAACGAATTTCTTCTTGACAGGCTTGAAAATATTATGCCGCGGCTTCTTGCGGAAGAGGAGTTTGATGCCTGGATGGTAATAGGAAGAGAGAACAACGAAGATCCTATTATCAGTACGTTGCTTCCCGGTTCGTTTTACGGAGCGAGCAGAATAACGGCCTTCTTGTTCACGAAGAACAACAGATTTGTATTGTCTCCACATGGTAGTCAAATGAGCGGCTATTATGAATCCGCATGGAAAGTTGAAGACGGAGATATCTTCGATTTTATAGGAGAACTATTAAGGGATTTGAAAGTAAAGACACTAGGAGTAGACTATTCGGACAACTTTGCACTCGCCGATGGGATTACGGTTTCACTTTTCCAGTCTCTCAAGAGAAAGCTTTCTGATGAGGTTACTCTGGTGAGTGCCGAAAACATTGCAGTCAACTGGTTGCAGACCAGAAGCGAGAAGGAGATTGAGGTTTACAGGAATCTCGACAGAATAGCTCACGTAATAATCAGAAATGCCTTTTCGAGAGACAACATTACACCGGGAGTCACGAAAACCAGAGATGTCGAGCTCCTGCTAAAAAAGCTGGCATACGATATTGGTCTGAAAACATGGTTCGGCCCAGATGTAGATTTCCAGAGAAAAGGCGTGGAGGATACGAGGTGTACGGGTCTAATTGAGGAAGGTGACCTATTGCATTGCGATTTTGGTTTTATGTACAACGGCCTCGCAACTGATACACAGCAGGTATTCTATCTGAAGAAGGAAGGGTATGACGATTTGAAGCTAGGTCTCGGTGAAGTCATCAGAAGAACAAACGAGGTTCAGAATATTCTGGCACGAAATTTCAGGGAGGGAATTACTGGAAATGAATTGCTTCGAGTTTCTCTTGAAGACGCAAAGGTAAAGGGTCTGGAAGCAGCAATATACTCACATCCAGTTGGTTATCATGGACACGGTGCGGGGCCAGTTATTGGATTATGGAACAACCAAGACAGAATAAGCGGAGCTGGAGATCTGAAGATCAGAAACATGACCTGCTTTGCCATGGAGCTAAATTGCAGGACGCGACTTTCACTGTGGAACGGACAGAATGTCTACGGTTTCTTGGAAGAAACGGTTGCTTTCACCGATAATGAGATTGACTATCTAGATGGAAGGCAGAAAGAGCTTTTTCTAATATAG
- a CDS encoding protease inhibitor I42 family protein encodes MKKALTAFFYIALIITLGLAIELKESANSMSVNDLAILEIQENPSTGYLWHIFAEPTGVLRNFLEEHNTRSIMPGAPSVKGWIMTAAKEGKALITLKLFRQWEGEKHSVDFRALTVDVTGQGKGQVDLKILTNEVTLGTIFTVTLEENASTGYTWQYVVLGDGIMEKNKEISVDKSDKVGAPSKVTWTFQAVDEGYSTIIFRYFRSWEGKESAVDYKAYNISVK; translated from the coding sequence ATGAAGAAAGCACTAACGGCGTTCTTTTATATTGCATTGATAATCACATTGGGGCTTGCGATTGAATTGAAAGAGTCGGCTAACTCAATGAGTGTGAATGATCTTGCCATACTTGAGATTCAAGAGAATCCTTCCACGGGATATCTTTGGCATATTTTTGCGGAACCGACAGGTGTGTTGAGAAACTTCCTTGAAGAGCACAATACGCGCAGTATAATGCCGGGCGCTCCTTCTGTCAAAGGGTGGATAATGACAGCGGCAAAGGAAGGAAAGGCTTTGATCACTTTGAAGCTATTCAGGCAGTGGGAAGGAGAGAAACACTCTGTGGACTTCAGGGCATTGACGGTGGATGTTACCGGCCAAGGGAAGGGTCAGGTAGATCTGAAGATTCTCACTAATGAAGTGACGCTTGGTACGATCTTCACGGTCACCCTGGAGGAGAATGCTAGCACTGGGTACACATGGCAGTATGTAGTTCTTGGAGATGGGATCATGGAAAAAAACAAAGAGATCTCAGTCGATAAAAGCGACAAGGTAGGAGCTCCTTCCAAGGTTACCTGGACATTTCAAGCGGTGGATGAAGGGTATTCGACGATCATCTTCAGATACTTCAGATCGTGGGAAGGAAAAGAATCGGCGGTTGATTATAAAGCTTACAATATTTCCGTTAAATAG
- a CDS encoding sensor domain-containing diguanylate cyclase has translation MSIPGSKLQVYLTSILIVVVSAVVFSLHSIQPVKFFAILSEMVVIGVSLVAAYLLGNRELHKGIPLGLIFLSVSTYFDLLEALTETRVYEFVSVVLLLIGLPMLLISAFYHIKERKKRISEFGAVVNNSLDGILLLGLSGEILYPNRAACSLLGYSSEELMRKRVSDLLSEDSEKKFEKAKSSLFAGKNAFQIELELITARQFKLVAEVNLVIGRDTKEDPDSFLMTFKDVTHLRKIESTLIEQNKFQRLLNELITEVLESDFDEKTYRYFLMRCVEVFPKADAAAFLLKKEDNRYHFVATHNYDFEKLKTVSFSSEELIQKGSDDVVIIKDYSVDYKMDGERLEKIVKGGRLEEIKSTLSIPIKIDDDIRMYFNLDSFTSSTAFDDKEVVNTAIGFGKAISVLLWRIQTVNELRRQRKLMEKLSMEDHLTGLPNRRAFFDCAERQLEFSKRKSEAMALLYLDLNDFKGVNDTLGHDFGDELLKSVGKRLSTVCRKSDLIARMGGDEFVYVLPSTGKEGSREAETRIHQAFEDPFSVKGRSLKLTASVGIAVFPDDGKTIRELLIVADEKMYENKEKLSRESKRVTIT, from the coding sequence TTGAGCATTCCAGGAAGCAAGTTGCAGGTATATCTGACATCGATTCTGATAGTCGTTGTTTCAGCAGTAGTCTTTTCCCTGCACTCTATTCAGCCAGTTAAGTTTTTCGCCATACTTAGCGAAATGGTTGTTATTGGTGTTTCGCTAGTCGCGGCTTACCTACTGGGAAATCGCGAGCTCCACAAAGGGATTCCTCTGGGCCTTATCTTTCTTTCGGTTTCAACATATTTTGATTTGCTTGAAGCGCTTACCGAAACGAGAGTGTATGAATTCGTTTCAGTAGTACTTCTGCTTATTGGTTTACCCATGCTCCTGATAAGTGCTTTCTATCACATCAAGGAGCGAAAGAAGAGAATCTCAGAGTTCGGGGCCGTTGTAAACAATTCACTGGACGGCATTCTGCTTCTGGGTCTGTCAGGAGAAATACTCTATCCGAACAGGGCCGCTTGCAGCTTGCTTGGATATAGTAGCGAAGAACTCATGAGAAAGAGAGTATCTGATTTGCTTTCCGAAGATAGCGAGAAGAAATTCGAGAAGGCGAAGTCCTCCCTTTTTGCTGGAAAGAATGCCTTTCAGATTGAACTGGAACTCATTACCGCGAGACAATTCAAGTTAGTTGCTGAGGTCAATCTAGTGATTGGAAGGGATACGAAAGAAGATCCCGATTCCTTTCTCATGACCTTCAAAGATGTCACTCACCTGCGGAAGATCGAGTCGACTCTCATTGAACAGAACAAGTTCCAGAGACTTCTCAACGAATTAATCACGGAAGTATTGGAAAGCGATTTCGATGAAAAGACCTACAGGTACTTCTTGATGAGATGTGTTGAGGTCTTCCCAAAAGCAGATGCAGCAGCTTTTCTTTTAAAAAAGGAGGATAATCGTTATCATTTCGTGGCCACTCACAACTATGACTTTGAGAAACTGAAGACGGTCTCTTTTTCTTCCGAAGAGCTTATTCAAAAAGGTAGCGATGATGTGGTTATCATAAAAGACTACAGTGTTGATTACAAAATGGATGGTGAGCGACTGGAGAAGATTGTAAAAGGAGGAAGGCTTGAGGAAATAAAGAGCACGCTTTCGATACCAATAAAGATAGATGATGACATCAGAATGTACTTCAATCTGGACAGTTTTACCTCTTCAACAGCTTTTGATGACAAAGAGGTAGTGAACACTGCAATCGGTTTTGGAAAAGCGATTTCAGTTCTTCTTTGGAGGATACAGACAGTAAATGAACTGAGAAGACAGAGAAAGCTGATGGAAAAGCTATCTATGGAGGATCACCTGACCGGTCTTCCGAATCGCAGAGCCTTCTTTGATTGCGCGGAAAGGCAGCTTGAGTTTTCGAAACGAAAGTCTGAGGCAATGGCTCTTCTTTATCTTGATCTCAATGATTTCAAAGGAGTCAACGATACTCTTGGACATGATTTTGGTGATGAGCTTCTAAAGAGTGTTGGCAAGCGCCTTAGTACCGTCTGCCGTAAAAGTGATCTCATTGCAAGGATGGGCGGCGACGAATTTGTGTACGTACTACCTTCAACGGGAAAGGAAGGGTCTAGAGAAGCGGAAACGAGAATCCATCAAGCCTTTGAAGACCCCTTTTCTGTCAAGGGAAGAAGCTTGAAACTGACTGCCAGTGTCGGTATAGCAGTATTTCCTGATGACGGGAAGACGATTAGAGAATTGCTGATCGTAGCCGACGAAAAGATGTATGAAAACAAGGAGAAGCTCTCAAGAGAGTCAAAGAGGGTGACTATTACCTGA
- a CDS encoding LacI family DNA-binding transcriptional regulator, which produces MKTKISIREVAERAGVSTATVSRVLNKSLYVRPELEEKVIRASRELGYVPNRLARGLRIGSSGMIGFLIPDIVNPFFSEIVKGAEDYLREKGYFIFLASSSGDSLKEEELLKALYSRNIEGIGAIILGELPEFVRSISSNLPIVIIDNYQDWDEVSYVFSDNYDGMKKMMNYLIRGGHKSFAFLNGPANTFSSRERLRAFEDVISEENRSFEIHFGDYTFESGRDMLRKLKRIPDAIVCGNDMIAFGAIMELTEMKYDVPGRVSVTGFDDILFSSMTNPKLTTVRQDGYAMGRVSGEILLRKISGQKTNHKILLKTSLQIRGSSNG; this is translated from the coding sequence TTGAAGACAAAGATCAGTATACGTGAAGTAGCAGAAAGGGCCGGGGTTTCGACGGCCACAGTCTCCAGAGTACTTAACAAGAGCCTATATGTAAGGCCCGAGCTCGAAGAAAAAGTCATTAGAGCCTCTCGGGAGCTTGGTTATGTTCCCAATAGGCTTGCCAGAGGCCTCAGAATCGGCAGTAGCGGTATGATAGGTTTCCTTATCCCCGATATAGTGAATCCCTTTTTCTCGGAAATAGTAAAGGGAGCTGAAGATTATCTGCGCGAGAAGGGATACTTCATTTTTCTTGCCAGTTCATCTGGCGATTCTCTGAAAGAGGAGGAGCTTCTTAAGGCTCTGTATTCACGGAATATTGAGGGAATTGGTGCAATAATCCTCGGAGAGCTTCCTGAGTTTGTTAGGTCGATTTCGTCAAATCTGCCCATTGTGATTATCGACAATTATCAAGACTGGGATGAAGTCTCTTATGTTTTTTCAGACAATTACGATGGGATGAAAAAGATGATGAATTATCTAATTAGAGGGGGTCACAAAAGCTTTGCGTTTCTAAATGGTCCCGCGAACACATTTTCCTCAAGAGAAAGGCTTAGGGCATTTGAAGATGTTATCTCAGAAGAGAATAGGAGTTTCGAGATACATTTCGGAGACTATACCTTTGAAAGCGGTAGAGATATGCTAAGAAAACTCAAGAGAATACCCGATGCTATAGTATGCGGTAACGATATGATAGCATTCGGAGCTATAATGGAGCTGACTGAGATGAAATACGATGTACCTGGAAGAGTATCGGTTACAGGATTCGATGACATACTCTTCTCAAGTATGACCAATCCTAAATTGACTACCGTTCGTCAAGATGGATACGCTATGGGTAGGGTTTCCGGTGAGATACTTCTGAGAAAGATTAGCGGTCAGAAAACAAACCACAAGATTCTTCTGAAGACTTCACTTCAAATCAGGGGGAGCAGCAATGGATGA
- a CDS encoding sugar ABC transporter ATP-binding protein, which yields MDDFILKMEGISKSFPGVKALDNVSFDLKRGEILALIGENGAGKSTLMKILSGVYRQNEGKIILEGNEVRIEGPSDSIERGIAVIYQELNLSEDLTVAENIYLGREMSSWWNLNRRGLRRRAEKLLSSLNFPVRAGAIVRKLNVSERQLVEIARAMASDAKIIVMDEPTATITEHETSILFKLMRELKEKGVSIVFVSHKLEEVFEIADRVTILRDGSLISSAPIGDYTGDRLIKDMVGRRIDDMFPKENFVTEETVFAVDGLSAPGHFENVSFEVKRGEILGIAGLVGSGKGAIALAIYGGIKATANKAELCGKSFPFPIRPDQALSRGVILIPEDRKTQGLVTSLSITKNIVLPNTELVSKLGNISWRASRKLAEKMINRLAIKTPSSDERVNNLSGGNQQKVVLAKGLTKSPEIVVFVEPTRGIDVGAKVEVYRLMNELANQGKGIIMISSELPEVTSMSDRVLVMHRGRQVAIFERKDINQQNIISAAMGEQ from the coding sequence ATGGATGATTTCATTCTCAAGATGGAGGGTATCTCCAAGAGCTTTCCCGGAGTAAAGGCGCTGGATAACGTCAGTTTCGATCTAAAGCGAGGAGAGATTCTTGCTCTGATAGGCGAAAACGGCGCTGGCAAGTCGACTCTCATGAAGATATTGAGTGGTGTTTACAGGCAAAATGAGGGGAAGATAATTCTCGAAGGTAATGAAGTTCGTATTGAGGGACCCTCAGATTCTATAGAGCGTGGAATAGCGGTAATCTACCAGGAATTGAATCTTAGTGAAGATCTCACAGTTGCCGAGAACATATATTTGGGAAGAGAGATGAGCTCATGGTGGAATCTTAATCGTAGAGGCCTCAGAAGAAGGGCCGAAAAGCTTCTGAGCTCGCTCAACTTTCCAGTACGCGCAGGCGCGATAGTTAGGAAGCTTAATGTCTCGGAAAGACAGCTTGTCGAGATCGCTAGAGCTATGGCCTCCGATGCAAAGATAATCGTAATGGATGAACCTACTGCAACGATAACCGAGCATGAGACATCGATACTATTCAAGCTCATGAGGGAACTTAAAGAAAAAGGTGTGTCGATAGTTTTTGTTTCTCATAAACTTGAAGAGGTTTTCGAAATAGCCGACAGGGTCACGATATTGAGAGATGGATCATTAATATCTTCCGCTCCTATCGGAGACTACACTGGCGACCGTTTGATAAAGGATATGGTAGGAAGAAGAATCGACGATATGTTCCCGAAAGAGAACTTCGTAACGGAAGAAACCGTCTTCGCGGTTGATGGTCTTTCAGCACCAGGTCACTTCGAAAATGTCTCTTTCGAAGTGAAAAGAGGTGAGATCCTCGGAATAGCGGGTCTTGTGGGCTCTGGCAAGGGCGCGATTGCTCTAGCCATATACGGTGGCATAAAGGCAACTGCGAATAAGGCCGAGCTTTGCGGCAAATCATTCCCATTTCCAATTAGGCCTGACCAAGCATTGTCTAGAGGAGTAATTCTCATACCCGAGGATCGGAAGACACAGGGGTTGGTGACATCTTTGAGTATTACAAAGAACATTGTTCTACCAAATACAGAACTCGTAAGCAAACTGGGCAATATTAGCTGGAGAGCGAGCAGGAAACTTGCCGAAAAGATGATAAATAGACTGGCTATAAAGACACCTTCTTCAGATGAAAGAGTTAACAACCTGTCAGGTGGAAATCAGCAGAAAGTAGTTCTTGCAAAAGGGCTTACAAAATCGCCTGAAATAGTAGTCTTCGTCGAGCCCACCAGGGGAATTGACGTTGGAGCAAAAGTTGAGGTCTACCGGCTAATGAACGAACTGGCAAATCAGGGTAAGGGGATAATCATGATATCTTCTGAGCTGCCAGAAGTAACGAGCATGAGCGATCGAGTACTTGTGATGCACCGTGGTCGCCAGGTAGCCATATTTGAAAGAAAGGATATTAATCAGCAGAACATAATTTCTGCGGCAATGGGGGAACAATGA